The nucleotide sequence taaaaaaaaaaggaataccttggtcaaaaaaaatattacttagcCTACTTAATCAAGGGAAGAACATCTCATAACGCAAAACGTCTCATATATTGCGGCCTTTCGAAATAACGGTTAAAGTGTCAGAATAAAAAGGTTTACCCAGGGCAGTGCCGATTCAATTCCTACACACACGTTTGTGtttattatgccgtgtggttcccggcaccaatagaaaaaataataggaccactacatctctttccctactagcaacctgtcaatttgtatgattcttaattatatcagtaagccaaacagctgaacgtggcctatcagtattttcaagactgttggctctttctaccccgcaagggataaagacgtgattatatgtatgtatgtacgattgTGTATAACTCTCCTGCTCTTATGAGTTAGCAACCTTACACTATCAGGATTCTATGttataattgttaatattGTGTAAGAATTTAATGTATAAGTTGCTTTGTCTATCGCATTGGTTTTTATGACTGTAATGATAGGAtaagttttgatgaaataaataaataatatcatgaAGCTCTTCTTCGAAGAATAATCTTTGACTTTTGTTACTCTCGGCTGTTCTCTCTAAACGTTATAAGGCAGTATGCGTATGTGTGTAACTCCCCTAATAATCTTAGTCGAACTCGTATCCACTACACACTGAAGTGGCTTCGCTTATGCGCTTACACTGATCATTCAAAAGCGAAATGCCTATCTAGACGTACGAAACGATCCTATTATATGGCGGACAATAGGTTTGCATTCAGACAATGGCTGTACCAAGTGACCTGATAAGTTAAGCCTGCAATCGACCACAGAATGCCTGAGCTGATTGTCGTGTACCTGGAATGTTTTTGAGGTTTGAAATTTACTACACTATGACAGGTTTTATAGTTAAATTCTGTGTAATATTAGGTTTGGTTATCTATACTCTGTTCTGATTCTACAAAGGATTTACCAAAATCCCACTGGAGAATTATACTTCTTTGCGCGTCTGACTTTATTTTAGGATTTGTAAATATCACAGCCGTGCCGTGACCgctaatgccgtgtggttcccggcaccaatagaaaaaagaataggaccactactttcccatggatgtcgtaaaaggcgacttagggatatgcttacaaacttgttattcttttttaggcgatgggctagcaacctgtcactatttgaatctcaattctatcattaaggaaaataactaaacgtggccattccgtcttttcaagactgttgactctgtctaccccgcaagggatatagacgtgaccatatgtatgtatgtattaacaatACAAACCCGCACATTTCCTAACAATACATTATCttagtaaatttattgttgttaAAATTCCGAGCGCATGCCATGTCAGCAATTTGCACTGCTCCAGCCTAGTGTTATGCAAATTGGGCTTATTTCGTGCATATGAGGCAAAGCCAAGTCCTACTGCTATTTGAACTATGGTTACTAGCTTTTGACTACACGAAATTATCTTAAACCAATCAGGGAATGCCTAGATGACTTGGTCATGTTGagagaattaataaaaatgtacctagtaaatataaaatgcgtGTGTAAAAGGAAATTCagatgaacgtatcttgaACGAATCGGACTTTCTGGTAAAATGTCTTATTAAGAGAGGAGAATAAcgattttgttaataaattatgaatttggGTGATGCAATAGAAGAatgcagggatcgtagcaagtgtgaagatgtagtctctgcctacccttccgagAAATAGACGggattataaatgtatgtcaaAGTGTGACtgtatatcacgtctttaaacTATATCTACTTAATCaataattgaataataattactagcaacctgtcactatttgaatctcaattctatcattaagccaaatagctgaacgtggccattcagtctttcctagactgttggctctgtctaccccgtaagggataaagatgtgaccatatgtatgtatgtatgtatgaataataattattagtacTGAAAAGGACAACTTAGTTTCGAGAGCAACGCTCATGGTAACTAAATCCCCATGAAATTTCCCCTTTGAATTATACCGGTCCGGTTTGGATGGTGCATTAAAAACTCTCGACAGCTAATAAATCACGTTTTGGTCCATTCATTTCTGGGAAATCGCGATATTTCCTAAACTAACCATCACGATAAAGCTCCTGGATTTCTCATGGACGTGTGGTGCAAGTCatgagaaaaataattgttatgattatttttgcacGCATCTTTGTATGTGTTGCCAATCGCCCAGCTTGTATGCAAATagttgaatgtggatgaagtatgcagacggcctctgtggcgcagcggtagtacgcttgtctgtgacaccgaaggtcccgggttcgaatcctggccagggcatgatgagaaaagaacttgttctgattggcctgggtcttggatgtttatctatatgagtatttattataaaatatagtatcgttgagttagtatctcgtaacacaagtctcgaacttacttcgaggctaaatcaatcggtgtaatttgtccaaaaaaataaataaataaagagatCGTagaaagtggaaaaatgtagtctctttACTAgcctaaccctccgggaaagaacaGTGATTTTAtctgtgtttgtttttaattgttttatatttaccttATACTCTTTAATATACAATGctgtgtaaaaaataattctgtaaATGCAATTACGTGTTGATATAAAACAggaattttatgttattatccctacgattaaataattttctttaaaaaaacatttattttcgtaAACGGATGTAACTTTTGATATCTAAATATTAAGCAAGAAATTCCAGAGTGATAGATAATAACCTGTCTGATTCACTGCATAAGTAAGTCACACGGATCAAGgttaaaaattatcataacaaagcaatgattaattttcgtacgaaagttataaaaaaatccttactcattgaaataattacataatttgctaagtaaattttcttgttaataatttttttccacACTATTACACCACACATTACCATACTTACCACAATACCGCACATTATTATATGCGAAATTTCGCAGAAATCGATTCAGTGGTTTAACTTTGAAGGGTTTACAAAAAACTTTCTTTGCAAATTGTATAAGGGTGTTTTTAAGCCTTACATATTCCTCATCTTTGTTACCACCTATTTCCCTTCTAATGTAGACCACGCGTTCACTCGTCTGCAAACGCTTACAGAAACGAACTACGAGTAActtatattttcacatttttcatacgAGCCAAAATGaacatttgaataaatttttatcaagcttagaaaatatcaaaaacttacatacatataatcacgtctatatcccttgcggggtagacagagcctacagtcttgtaaagattgataggccacgttcagctatttggctttaagataggattgagattcaaatagtgacaggttgctagcccatcgcctaaaagaagaatcccaagtttataagcctactccttagtcgccttttacgacatccatgggaaagagatggagtggtcctattcttttatgtattggtgccgggaaccacgcggcacaaaaactttttgccatttattattttttcttcatcttCATTCCGTGTTCTCTATTGCACCCTCGTATTTGGGACCTTGGGTCCGCTTTTCGACAGCTACCTTGATATTTTGTCCAGTCTgcagtaattaattaatttagaatatttaGTTCCTGagcacaaatttattttttcgctatttttcaaaattcactttTTGAAAGAACCaaggttatgtttttttaattaaatacgtaGTAAAATGAAACACAAGggtactttaaatatttaatttattactatatTAACCTAAAAGAAACTAAGAACTTACTTTATATTGCTTTACTTTGTAAAATTTGGTAAATCATTGTCAGTCAGCTACATTAACTTAGCGTCAATTGATTAATCTGATGTCATACAGCTTTCTCCATTTTGATATCTGAAAAATCAACAGAAACCTTATCAAATTcattgtttaataatttattatgcattatattaaattctttCAGACGTTTTGTcgattttgtttataaatctgCACAAAACTTATCAAGTTTTAATTCCCAACGGAGGAGACATAGTCGACATTAGCtttgtaaacatttaattatcCAGATTTATCGCAATTTCTAATGGAAATTATTCCCTTACGAACAACTAGAAGTGAATAAGTTGTGATAATAATTCGAGAATTTCTATTAGGCTGGGCTTTGCTGAATAATCTGAATTACAAAGCGACTGGCATTATTGGATTCCCCCCTAATCCCCTAACAATGGAAGGGAAGCGTCTGACAGGTGAAATCACAGCGAAAGGCTCCAAATAAAGGATTATAATCGGTTTATTTACatagaagtaattttatataataagttattaaagtagttttgtgccgtgtggttctcggcactttagGAGAGGACCACTCCTTTTCTTTtgcattgatgtcgtaaaaggtgactaaaggatgGTCTGCAAAacgttgggattcttttaggcgcttGGCTAGCAACTATTTGGAtctgaataaaacatttagcGTTACAGATAGACGTGGCCTTTGCGATaatgttggctcagtctaacCCGTAAGAGTTTAAGACGAGATTACTCGTATATGTGTTGGTGAAACTCACCGCTTTCATTCGTGTTGGGTTCAGTTCTCGGTTCGTTCCATTTCTGCTTCTCACTGGAGCCGAATATCACGTAAATAGTGTTGCAAATTACGTAGATTGTGGACGCCACGAAAAACACCGTGCGCCATTCCTTGGGATCagtctgaaaaaaaatgtcttatttatttatacttaactagcttttacccgcggcttcgcctgcgtggCATTCCATAGAAACAGTTTTTTCTCCATATTAGATTGGGATAATTGGATGAGCTTTTTGTTGTGAGAGTATAAAATAAGTTCAATGTGTTTCTAAAAGAGACATTATAAAAAGCAAATTGAGAATTATTATAGTACGCTGCTATACACAACATTGTTTGTTCTTCCATTTGGTgccaaagtaaataaattttgtggaCTGGATATACGCGAACAGGCTACATATAGCTGCCCATGGGAAGAACATGGCTTTTCCAGATTCACTCCCGTTACTTAAATCTCAGCAATTATTATCTTATCTATTTGATTGGGATTTTCCAAATACAATCTGTATAGTAcaataggtggacttaatggTAATAGCATTATCTTATAGTAGACtattagataatgctattattattcattggATTAAGCCTTAAGTACGGCTATGAGCAAAGAAACTGTGTACCTTTTTGGTTTTACCCGcaacttcgcccgcgcgaagaattctttttaaataagaagaaTGGTTGTCGtcagaaaatataaagagaAGATAAGAATGTTCACCTCGTCTTCCAATATAACTCCAGCAACCAAAGGAGCTATGAGCGACACGATGTTGGCGATGCAGTTGGTGATGCCCATCAGAGTGCTGGCGAAGTTTGGAGACATGTCGATGTGGACTAGCTGAAAGTATACgcgaaatatttcaaaaagaaaacttgtgccgtgtggttcccgacaccattacaaaaaagaataggaccactccatctctttcccatggatgtagtaaaaggagactaagggataggcttataaacttgggattcctcgtttaggcgatgggctagcaacctggcactatttgaatctcaattctatcattaagcctgatatgaaatagctgaacgtggccattcagtcttttcaagactgttggctctgtctaccccgcaagggatgtagacgtgattatatgcatgtatgtagaaaatttGCCAACGCACAAATGTCTATGACGATCTTTGTAAACGTCACTTTCACTTTTgcactattaataaattttacgaggggtagacagagtcaacaatcttgaagaggctgataggccacgttcggctgtctggcttaatgatagaaataagATTCAAAGGTTATAGGGAAgggaatagtgacaggttgctagcacatcgccttaaagaactTTAAGTATCTgtgttattatcaaaattattttgtttttttttcaggctAATGTGCTGTactgttaatattaatacaaacttaaccgtatttatacaaaaaaaaagaattgattttttttactacatgGAACAAATTGTAAGACTAAGATACTTTCTATAAAACCatcgaaattatttaaatgtttgtgcAAACTTGGTACAGTACAGAGGAATCTTACACGTCTTAATTATAAGAATATACTTAAAGTCTTCCATACAGAAGAACTCATAACGACTACGAAAAAGTCTTACTTACCAAATAACCCGTATAATGGAAAGCATTTAGACAATTGGTCAGGGTAAGCAGGGagacagccacggtgacgtcAGCAGGGGAATACGACAGGATTATCAGGACTATGGCTGGTCCGTACTGACCTGGAGACAAATCATCGCACTATAACATGGTAGCCATGAAGTTTATTGAGGGGAATCATCATGagataacatattattatgtgccgtgtggctcccggcaccaatacaaaaaagaataggaccactctatctctttcccatggttgtcgtaaaaggcgactaagggatattcttacaaacttgggattcttttttaggcgatgggccagcaacctgtcactagttgaatctcaattctatcgttaagccaaatagctgaacgtggccattcagtcttttcaagactgttggctctgtctaccccgcaagagatctATATTCCTTATATACGTctatacgtgaccatatgtatgtatgtataaaatattagacAGCCTAAAGGTTGAGGTCAGACCTCCTgacgcttcgtgttaaaatttGACTAACTCAATCCAGGCTCATGGTAGAAGGTGCACTCTCAGGCCCCTCTCCAGATAGGTGAGAATGTAACCAGTGACTAAAGCTTCAACATTGGTCTTAAGGAGTTTTTAGCAAAGTAGATGTTCCCCTATATAAGGTTTAAATCTTATTCACGAACTAAGAAAAAACTAGTTTAGAGTCAATTCATCATTTAGTCGCTTTTTGTGACAAATGAAGGAAAAATTTTCTTCTAGAAATTACAAGTCTTGATGGATGAAATGGGTTAAAGAAAACATATAACGTACTGAGCTAGGAAATGAAATTATATGTTCGTAATTTAATTGTCAACAAATGAATTAATAGATTAAATTCAGCTTACTGATTGAGTTGCTGATCTTCCTCGAAGTAGTGATACTCAGCCATTTCTTCTTCAGCACGAAGTCGGAGGTGAATCCCAGAGGGAAGCTCATCAAGTACATGCCGAGGTAAGGCAAAGCTGACATCACTCCGTTCTAAAAATTTGTAAAGGTAATAAGTTTTACTTTTGCCCCAGGAGTTTACACGTGGTTTATCAAATGTCAAGTCATGATTATAGagtttatatataatcatgaCTCGGCAGTTGATAAATCAGGCGATTACATGAAGCGAGTTCTGACTGACCATTGCTTGCCAAgagaaaaattacttttacttataaaaatattataatctgtgtataaacttgggattcttcttgcaggttgcgatgggctagcaacctgtcactttttgactctcaattccatcagtaagccagtcagctgaacgtggcctttcagtatttggagactgttggctctggctaccccgcaaagaaTTGTATTGATTGATTTGGTTGTATGCATGTAGGTACCAGTTTGTATGTATCTGAGTCGACTTTTACTTTATTCACGGGAAACTGATAAGTCTCTTAAGTTCTCTTTTAACATAAGCATTTGATTTTACCTAGCCTTGTGTTTTTATTCCGTTTTATAACTTCTTCGCTAACTTATACCGCCTTTTTATGTGGCATCGGCATTGAAGGTAACAAATTACAatcatttgacggcctctgtggtgcagcggtagtacgcttgcctgtgacaccggaggtctcaggttcgaatcccggccagggtaggatgagaaaagatttttttttattggcctgggtcttggactttcatctatataagtatttattatgaaatatagtatcgttgagttagtatcacgtaacacaagtctcgaacttacttcgaggctaactcaatccgtgtaatttgttccgtatatatttatttattatttcacaaatgtcccattataactttaaaaataaaattattattactgaTTTGATGTCGACTCCAAGAACTCTGTTCATATACGAAGGTATTTCGGTCATGAGAGTCCAGAATCCCCAGTTGTGTCCGCAGTGGGTGATCAGGAGAGACAGGAACGGCAACGATGTGAAAATGGATTTCCAGGGCGTTTTTAATTTCTGAAACAAAcaatgaattttaatataatgacATAATAGAATTATCTTTTATACAACTCGACCGTCCATGAACTATGTACTGGTCAGGTTTGCATACATGTAATGATAAGTATCTGCtattttgatttcaatttGATTTTCACTTTTAAAAGTGCATTGCAAAGAACAGTTTAAAGAACAGATAAATTGTGCGTCAAAATTTCCTGAATGTTGCTGTCAGACGAAGagtaaatcttaaaatttatgcattgttttaaagtaaaatatttagtacatacatacatacatgtaatcacgttgatatccattgcggggtaaacagagccaacagttttgaaattactcataggccacgttcagctgtttggcttaattatagaattgagattcatatagtgacaagttgctcgcccgtcgcctaaaagaagaatcccaagtttaaaagccttccccttagttgccttatacgatatccatgggaaaaagattgAGTGCTCCAATCCTTTTTCTATTAgaaccggaaaccacacggcaaaaatatttagtaaaaataatcagTCGTGTGAAAAGTTTAGCTACACTTCAGCGAACTCCAGTTATTATAAGCATACCTTCTGCACCCCGACTTGCCCTAGCGAATTTTCAATATACGCCTTCTCCTCCACGCTGATGATCTTCGAGGTCTTCGGCGTGGATGACCCTATGAACATGTAGAGGACAGTCCACACGGCCCCCAGACTGCCCATGGTGTAGAAGATGGCCGGCCACCCCCAGTAGTCTGCTATGTAGCCAGATATTATGAGCTGTAGTGCTGTGCCGAGCTGACCTCCTGTCACAgaaaatacacacatacatatggtcacgtctatatcccatgcgggtaaacagagcctcgccggtttcgggtactctatATACACCGGGTATAGTATATACTATCttagtttttgtaaaaacttgTAATTTACTATAAATACCATAATCTgtttaaatattgattgtttaattacatacatacatatggtcacgtctatatcccttgtggggtagacagagccaacagtcttgaagactaaatggccacgttcagctatttggcataatgatagaattgagattgaaatagtgacaggttgctagcccatcgcctaaaagaagaatcccaagt is from Amyelois transitella isolate CPQ chromosome 13, ilAmyTran1.1, whole genome shotgun sequence and encodes:
- the LOC106140226 gene encoding putative inorganic phosphate cotransporter, with the protein product MSAKLDAVSEVTKPKSMLGVRHLQAVMLFLAMLIAFSMRVNMSMAIVAMTDASNDNSFDWSVQTQSVILSSFFWGYVILQIPGGELAARFGSKILIVLCIGINSAASLLLPIGAHFGGWKLVCACRVVQGLSQGLLFPSVHNVIGKWVPLEEKSRLGTLVYSGGQLGTALQLIISGYIADYWGWPAIFYTMGSLGAVWTVLYMFIGSSTPKTSKIISVEEKAYIENSLGQVGVQKKLKTPWKSIFTSLPFLSLLITHCGHNWGFWTLMTEIPSYMNRVLGVDIKSNGVMSALPYLGMYLMSFPLGFTSDFVLKKKWLSITTSRKISNSISQYGPAIVLIILSYSPADVTVAVSLLTLTNCLNAFHYTGYLLVHIDMSPNFASTLMGITNCIANIVSLIAPLVAGVILEDETDPKEWRTVFFVASTIYVICNTIYVIFGSSEKQKWNEPRTEPNTNESDIKMEKAV